The region ATCCAGTCCCACCTCCCCACGCCCTCCCCGGAGCCGGGGGTCCGGCCGAGGGAGCAGGGGAGCCCCcagggcggcggggggctgcacCTGCAATGTCCAGGTCCACCTTGTAGTGCACCAGGTGGGTGTGGAGGTTGCCCAGGAGGTGGCTGTGGACGCGGCTGCCGTAGCGCCGGCCCTGCGGCGTGTAGAAGGTGGCGTGGATGAAGCCGGTGGCGTGGACCTTGGCCTCCATCACGCCGTTGGGGTAGAAGAGGAAGTCCCAGATGTAGTCGTAGTTGTAGACAGTGGAGGTGGTGCGCAGGaccagcgcctgcccctccagGCCGGCGTAGAAGTGGAACCCCCCCTGGAAGTCGCTGTCGAAGTGGCGGCGCAGCGGGACGCCGGTGGGCAGCTCGAAGACGCAGACGGCGCTGGCGAAGCGCGCCGGCCCGTCAGTGTCGTAGAGGTGGTGGGCGTCCAGGTAGGTGGCCGCCTCGGGGCAGTCGATGCCGCGGGCCAGCTCGTAGGTGACGGAGCCCATGCCCCAGCCGGCGTCCATGTACTTGGTCTGCATGGCGGCCGGCGTGTGGCCCCCGTAGAAGGCGATGGCCTCCTGCACGCTCACCTCGTAGGCCAGGCGCTCCCCGTTGAAGCGCAGGTCGAAGAGCTGGAGGCCGGCGGAGGAGCGCAGGCGGAAGGCCAGGCTCCAGCCCCCGTACTCCAGCTGGTTGCCCCGCAGCCGGTACCGCCGGCCCTGGGGCTCGCACACCTTGGCCCCGTGCACCTCGGTGGGGGTGCCGGTGGCGAAGCGCCCGCGGGGCTCGTAGCTGGAGAAGAGCTGCCGGAACGGGGGCTCGGCCAGGCGGGCCACCGCCAGCGTCCCCTGCTCGTATCGCTCGGCCAGCTCCTGCGGGCTGGAGAAGTACTGCCCGTTGTACCAGAGCCGCTGCACCGCCCAGCGCCGCGGGTCGGGGTCCCCGTGGtccaccagcacctccagcccCACCGGGTGCAGGAAGAAGCCCTCCACGAAGCgctgcagcaccagccagcTGCGGCGCTCGCCGGGCGCCAGCCCCCGCGGCGCGATGTCCGAGAAGGTCAGGCAGTGCCGGGAGCAGTTGCGGTGGTAGCCGAAGCCGGTGGCGTCGCGCAGCAGCCGGTGGAGCGGCTCCATCGCCTCGGCCAGAGCGCGGTGCAGCAGCTCATACTCCAGCTGGGTCATGGGCCGGGCGGCGAAGGGGACGGTGCGGCCCCCCTTGAAGTGCAGCGGCCGGTAGAAGCTGGGCCGGGGCAGGGGCCCCACGGCGAATTCGGTGACGTTGGGCTCCGCCTGCCCCCCGAAGAAGACGACGGCCCGAGCCTGGCGCTGGGGCCGGGGGCCACCCTTGTCCAGGTAGCGCAGGGCCAGCCGCTTCTTGGGGGGCAGCAGCTCCACCAGGAAGAGGCTGTTCTTGGCCAGGGGCTCGCCGCGGCTCGGGGACAGCCCCAGCTCCGGGCGGCTCATTAGGAAGGTCCGCACGGCACGCAGCTCCGCCGGAGACAGGTCAGCGAAGATGGAGGCCTTGTCCGGAGGCGGCacggtggggctggggctggggctggggtcgGTGCCGGCCACGATGCCCAGCACGGCCAGTGCCCAGGTGAGCCGGAGCAGCCACATCCTTGGGGGacctgggggcagagggagcgGTGGGCCACGGGGCCGTGTCCCTGCCGGCAGCCGGCTGTGACCGACGCCATCGCCAGGAGTGACCGACGCCGTTCCCCGGCACGGTGAATCGCCGATCCCCCGCTCTCCACAGCAGCCTGCGGTGCAGGCCTGGCGCTCACCCCACTGGCAGCGCCGGCATCCTGCCAAAACGTGGCACGAGCACGGCGGGATGACAACGGCACGTgcgagcagctgctgctgcaaaggtCGCCCCGTCCTGCCACGCAATGCTGCGCTGGCAAAGCAGGCTGcgcgccgtgccgtgccgtgccggcTCTCCCACCCTCGGGGGGCACAAACCCCGCTGGGTGCTAAGCACCAGCCTGGGAGGGAGCCGtcggggtgctgggggtccaGCTGCCGGCACGGTCCCCCCAGTTGAGGGGTCACCACCACCAGCCCGAGccccagcagctgtgctggatcCCAGCCCAGTGGGGGCCTGGTGGGGGTCCGGCCAGCCCCGCAACGGCAGCTAGGGCAGGCTGTGGGGTGCTAGAGGTGATGGGCACACAGCGGCACCCCAGAATGGCCAGCACCCACCATGGGGGCTGCGCAGCCCCCTGGACCCAGCCCCGCCGTTGGCTCGTGCCacccaaagcagcagcttcagcCACGGTGGAGGCTTgctggggggccggggggcttTTGGGGTGTGGAGGGGGCCTGGGCTGTGCGGGGACATCCACTGCACTCCCTTCCGGCAGACAGGATGGGGGCACAACCAAAACCCCGAGGGTGGGGTCCTGCTATGGGGGTGCTCCCCGCCCAGCCCGGCCGGCAGCCCCAGACCCCCCGGCGTGACGCCGGGGCTGCTGTGgccccccacagcacccacacgATTCCACTGCCGGGCAGGGTGCGAGGGGGGCTCTGCACCCCCCCAGGGCGGCCGCCGCACCCCGGCCCGGAGCTGAGCGCCCCACTGGCGCAGCCCCCccttgcaggcagctgctgccggCCCTCAgcgcccccaccccacccccggaCCCCCACTCACCCGCCCACGCTCCGGATCCTGCCTGCGCGGCGGCTGCCCGCtttctgccccagccccgccgccccgggggcgctgaccccccccgccccccccgggccgggggccAGCCCCTGCCCGAGCCCGCCCGGGGTCAAGGCTGCTGCCGGGGGGGCCAGGCCCCCCCCCCGGCACGGGTTTcccacgccccccccccgcccgacACGCCTacgcggggggggggcgggaccCCCTCGCAACCCCCCTCGCACCCTCGGGCCGGGCAGCGGGTGGGCGCGCAGCCCACGCACCGTGAGCGCAGCCCCCGCGGGTGGGCGCCGTGGGGGCGCACCCCGCGGACCCCTCCCCGCTCCcgctggggagggggtgaggCTGAGCGGCGGGGGgtgccgccccgctccgcctcCCACCCGCGCGTGGGGCGGTACGGCCGGCCCCCCGCGGGTTAATGAGCACCCGGCGGCCAcgcagggcccggccccgaggcCGCCCGGTCGttccccccccgccgccccccacccACGGGGGCTCCC is a window of Phalacrocorax aristotelis unplaced genomic scaffold, bGulAri2.1 scaffold_306, whole genome shotgun sequence DNA encoding:
- the AOC1 gene encoding diamine oxidase [copper-containing]; its protein translation is MWLLRLTWALAVLGIVAGTDPSPSPSPTVPPPDKASIFADLSPAELRAVRTFLMSRPELGLSPSRGEPLAKNSLFLVELLPPKKRLALRYLDKGGPRPQRQARAVVFFGGQAEPNVTEFAVGPLPRPSFYRPLHFKGGRTVPFAARPMTQLEYELLHRALAEAMEPLHRLLRDATGFGYHRNCSRHCLTFSDIAPRGLAPGERRSWLVLQRFVEGFFLHPVGLEVLVDHGDPDPRRWAVQRLWYNGQYFSSPQELAERYEQGTLAVARLAEPPFRQLFSSYEPRGRFATGTPTEVHGAKVCEPQGRRYRLRGNQLEYGGWSLAFRLRSSAGLQLFDLRFNGERLAYEVSVQEAIAFYGGHTPAAMQTKYMDAGWGMGSVTYELARGIDCPEAATYLDAHHLYDTDGPARFASAVCVFELPTGVPLRRHFDSDFQGGFHFYAGLEGQALVLRTTSTVYNYDYIWDFLFYPNGVMEAKVHATGFIHATFYTPQGRRYGSRVHSHLLGNLHTHLVHYKVDLDIAGAAPRRPGGSPAPSAGPPAPGRAWGGGT